Within the Helicoverpa armigera isolate CAAS_96S chromosome 8, ASM3070526v1, whole genome shotgun sequence genome, the region TGTTGTTAATGTTCGTGTAAGAAGCTTCGTGTTATCATTGTAAAAAGTCATAGAGCTTTActaatttaactttaatattgGTCTAATTCCGTCCAGTGTACTTATACATTTGTAACAATTTCGGGTACGTAAGATTTTATGATCGAAAGCGTTAACTTTGTgaatagctttatatttttaataacacttATTGATACTGTATAAGAGAATAATgagtaaaagtaataataaactagataagattttataataaaaatgtatcaataaaattataatgtgttAATACGCACtaagtttgtgttttatttacctacaaaaaatttCGTACTTAAATAAAAGATGACAGAGTGAAACTTGTAGGCATTTGTAGGAAGGACCCATTTTACAGGTATGGTATGGAGCTCTACTAGGTAGAATCTAGTTAAAGAGTGAATATTCATTAACATACTACTACAACTTAAAACCATCATGAAAATTTAGTTCTTAAGTCAACAATTAGgatataaaattcattttgaATTAGTACAATGAACATTGAGTAGCTTAAGGCAAAATGTAACCTTGTCATGAAAGTTATTCAAGTCAGAATCGATTGTCATAATAGTAAGAAATGGTACAACCATAACAAATCTTCAATCACGATTTAGCGGTGGATAATGGTTGCTGCAACCAAGGGAATTGGCGAAACTCGGGGGAGGCCTGTCTATGCCCTGCAGTGGATATCTTTGGGCGGAGACAACAAACCACTTCAGAAGGATACCTTCTATATAGTTTGTATAAGTATCCAACAACTAAAACGAAATACATAAAGGGTTTGTATAGAAATACAGACCGTTTGGCATATTTAACCACGCAAGTTTCTGAGCAAACCAGCTTTTCCTTACCAAGTAATGTTTGAGTTCGACCAACTTAATGCAGATGGCGTTGTAGTAAAATGAAAAGAACCTTAAATACCTACgtagatataatttaaataagggCAGGAAAAATATCTTTAGTACACATTTTACCGTGAATGTTTTCAatgaagttaaaattaattttatattcaaatctGTAAAAATACCTACGGCTCTGGCAAAATGTAAATAGCTATTAAAAAAGATTTGCCTTTATGTTTTCGATGtttgaaataatctttattaACATAAACATAGTTACCGAAAACAATGAGCAAATACCGCCATTAGGTCGACTATAACGGCCAAGGGAATTTAATATAcagatattattatgttaaatacGAATATTTCTTACCCGAACCGTCCCTAATCTTAATATAATGTTCAGTACAAATTGTTGACTAAATAGACCGACTATTGTTAGGAAAACAATAATACGGATATGAGAGTGGATAACAATTAAAGGGTATCATAATAGATATTTCAGGAAATTCGGCCATCTTAACCTTTCGAGGCTTATCTTttggaataaattaatatttcaaataaatatattccaCAAACTGGGTCCCTGAGGATGGAAGACGACTGAGAGGgagaaaacgctggagagaagacttggacagcttcctctcggacggGCCACAAAcagcgatggacagagaaaaatggaaggctatgggggaggcctttgtccagcagtgggacagcatacctaggctaataaaaaaagaaatatatatatatatttcaagTTAATAACATTGGTAGGTACGACAGACTATTTATAATGAGTCCCTCCATATATCAGAGCCTAGGTTTTAAACTCGGTCACGGATGTCATATGATGATTTATGATTGTCCAGCCAGATGGACGGTGGGAAAATTTTTGAATGTGCTATTTTTAGGACAACAGTGTTACCCACTTAGGAGCCGATGGTAATGTCTCCCAGTTTGGCGATCGCTCAGGCGGtctagatatttattttgacgggtAAAAAGTTGCAAATAAGCACATAAAATGGAAATCAATACAcagaaacaaacattaaaaaatataagactTTTGGTCCAAGTTTTGCTCAGAAATAGAATCGTTAACAGCATATTTTCAAGACCCACACACATCTAAAGAGGTTACAGATGATTAAATCCAGGAACTGGCCCTTAAATGGATGATAATCTGGAAGAGGGCTGCTAATGAGCACACGACTTTATTCTATAACCATCGCGGAAGCTAAAGTGGAGCGAGGATATGAGATGCTTGGAAAATATAGGAGAATTCACatcagaaaattaaaattatattcttcaaattaaaaaattaagaacaataaattaaatacaagaagaataaattaaataagcgggtaacataaaaacataacataaaaaattatcACTATATCACAttagtgaagaaaaaaaatgccCCTTAAAAAAAgcttataaaaagaaaaaaaatggtaattatCGATAAAGTTCCATAAGTAAAGTTGAACTGCGACATAACAGCTGAGTTCACTATGGAAATGTTTTTATCTAATACGCTAGGTTACGTTCAATGAGAGCGTGACAGTGACCGTCATTCTAGCGTAATGTATCCTAGCCGCGGGTAGTGTCCACTTatatgtacaaacaaacttcctttaaacttttaaatattagtttattttatttttgtaaaaaaattatttaactgtcaacATGGTGcgtgtatttttttgaaaatttttataGTTCCAAAATTACAGCAGCTTTTTtacaattaactttttttttcaggacGCCTTAAAATACGTTTTGTTGTTACTGGCCCTAGCAAAGTATAGTGAGTCAGCAAATATTTTGTACGTGGTGCCTTTTACAGCGAAatcacattttattatgttaagaCCTATTGGCTTGGAGTTAGCTCGGAGAGGACATAATGTGACTGTGATAACTGGGAATAAGGAACCGAACCCACCGCCGAATTACCATCAAATCATGGTAGATAAAAAGGAGATTTGGGAACTTATAGgtttgttacttttatattttttatttcattattttgtgtcATACCCTCCTTCcacctattattattattttgtgtcattacatccttctccgtgtgagaggaggcctgtgcccagcagtgggacgattaaaaggctgtaacagtgtCATTCCCAGCTTAATGGTTGGAAATAATTTAGACGGTAATGTGTAATGAATGACGTTAGTGTGATATTTGCTCTGAGgtttagttgttattttttttcctagaaaaatacgtgtaagttattaatttaaaaaaaaaacgctgtTTGACGTCTTacagtgtaggtacctaacaaaagtaataatacctacctactcgtattctaaaaataaaactttgtaccTGCCTGATTATCgagtgtaaatattttgtaatgttggCATGCGTGGGTTGTAGACCACTTGTAGATAACCGAATGTCCTTGATAACAGTCCTTGACACATTGTACTAGATATTATTTTGGATGCCAGGATTTTATTGAAGCTAACATTGgctcattaattattattataatattttttttacatcgaTATTATATAACTTGAATactcgtaattttttttcaataaaatctgtacattatatttgaaaataaactaaatctatatttacattaaaaaaataactaataaagCGGATCGAAAAATTGATCCTcattaatttcatcatcatatcatcatcatcatcatcagcctatggcagtccactgctggacataggcctctccaagtgcacgccactgagatctattttaatttaatttaatttaattcgtaGTATGCAAACTGATGATGTGATCTGGCATTAGGAAAAGTCCTTGAAATATCACACGTCTCtgcatatttattatacattgcTACACACGTGTATAGTAGCTATATGTATTAAgtactaacaaaaatatatttattctatttttaggaGGAAGAGGACGACCGAATGTCTTCAGCATGGTAAACGTGCCAGCAGAGAAGTTCCACGAGGGCATTTTATGGAAAGGAGGCATAGCTTTTACAGAACTCGTTCTAAATTCAACagaaatcaaagcttttttGGCAAAAGATAACAAATTTGACCTGGTCATCAGCGAGCAGTTCTTTCAAGAAGCGCTGAATTTATTCGCCTACAAATACAACGCTCCTTTAGTCTTAGTTACGACGTATGGTAACTGCATGAGACACAACATTATAACAAGAAACCCGTTGCAGCTAGCCACGGTTCTACAGGAGTTCCTAGACGTCAGAGACCCAACATCGTTTTGGGGTAGAATGAGGAATTTGTACTTCTCAATGTACGAATACATTTACTGGCGTTACTTTTATATGGAAGAACAGGAACAATTGGTAAAGAAGTATTTAAACGATTTGCCTCAACCAGTGCCTAATTTGTATGACGTGGAAAGAAATGCTTCGCTGATTTTGGTCAACTCGCATTTTAGTTTTGATCCCCCAACTGCTTACCTACCAAATGTTGTGGAAATCGGGGGATCGCATTTAAGTAAGAGCGATGCTAAATTACCAGAGGTAAGTTACTTATGTTTTtctatgacaaaaaatataatctaataAGTTTATTGGTAAGTACTCTAAAGTAGAATCAGTGAGGTAACTCCAAGGACTAATACCggttatgtaattttataattgataatatcataacaaaaaagtttcttcCACATACTTACTTGCTTTTAAAGATTCAGCACTTGATATCATGTATCATAATAGTAATCATGCAAGTATTATAAATTTTCTCCTTTTAATGGGGTCAAAGTTAGCTACCAAACATTTTAGGCACAGCTCCAAACCACATGCAGTATCTTCTTAACTTATTGAGCTTAAGATTCCTTTGAGCATACTactagatattataataataattaactactGCTTGTTGTTTCTAAACTGCTTCATATATCTGACAAAGTTCATATACCcattatattatcatcatcatctcccgagccttttcccaactatgttagggttggcttccagtctaaccggattcagctgattaCCAGTTTTTAactaggagcgactgcctacctgacctcctcaaccccgttacccgggcaaatcgatactccttggttaggttagcgtcagacttactggcttctgacttcccgtaacgactaccaaggatgttcaatgacagccgcgaCCTACAGTTTCACGTATACCCATTATATCATAGTTATAAAGTTATCAGTTTGCATAATACTGGCACTTTTTTGTAATCTTTTTAAGTACCGAAAGCCCAAAAGTACAACCAGACTTTTCcttatttatacaataaatatcaataggATTATCTTATCTTTTAGCTTCTAATATACTAATACATTTCTGAACAAAAATGCTTGTCATCATAGCACGTGATATGAGTATCATGTTTTATAACTGTTCAAGTAGTATCAGCATCTATCAGGTTTTCTATTTATGTTAAACGATAAATATTACACTATCAACATACTAATGAACGGGGAACAGCTGTTAGGTACTTGGAACACTCAACATCATAGTTAATGCTATAAATGCGAAATTGGTTGTCTGTTTGAagattttaatttctgtttgactataaatatacctaagaCAAGATATTTGGTTGTGTCGTCATATCCTTCCTCTCATCCCCAATTTTTCAATCCATTGCTTTTTTTAAGTCATCCCCTTCTTTTATATCCAACTACGATCTTCAAGTTCAGTTTTGGTTACATGGATTTACTAGATAACGAGTGAAACcatgggaaacagctagttttaccATGAGAATACACTACATTATAGACTTAACAGCTGTCGTTATCTCTCAGCATACCAATAGAGACAGACAAGTAGTTAATGATATAGAACTGTATAAATTGGCATCTATTACGTGTGGATGTTATGTGATTTTCTCGATTCattgttgtttgtaatgaccACTTTATCGTCATTACACATTGTTTTCTTGCTCTCAAATTGTATAACACCTACACGATCCAGCATAAATACTTAGCTTAGTTACTAAATTATCCTTAATATCATGTGATACGTTTTCGGTTATTTACGTACCTAGATAAGTTGATGATAAATTGTGCCAAGTCATCTCACTAGTACGTTATCAATCACGtacgttatttataattttagttatcAAGGCAATTTGACGCGAGTAGTTCAAGAacctaataatttattaatagattTGGTATCTTTAATCAATGATATTTTTAGAccaagaaaattattatcagcttaattttgaaaatcattgagtatgtttacatttttatctcaaGAGCCGACAGGGTGCTATGTCTCTATTATTGCGCAGATGCTGATTTTTTCATACTATTAAAACTGTGTTATTTGGCATTTAATAACCGAACTATTTACGACTTGAACCGTATTGAAACTAGTTTGTAGAAGGATGCACATTATGCAGTCAGACGTCACG harbors:
- the LOC110374776 gene encoding UDP-glycosyltransferase UGT5 isoform X2; the encoded protein is MDALKYVLLLLALAKYSESANILYVVPFTAKSHFIMLRPIGLELARRGHNVTVITGNKEPNPPPNYHQIMVDKKEIWELIGGRGRPNVFSMVNVPAEKFHEGILWKGGIAFTELVLNSTEIKAFLAKDNKFDLVISEQFFQEALNLFAYKYNAPLVLVTTYGNCMRHNIITRNPLQLATVLQEFLDVRDPTSFWGRMRNLYFSMYEYIYWRYFYMEEQEQLVKKYLNDLPQPVPNLYDVERNASLILVNSHFSFDPPTAYLPNVVEIGGSHLSKSDAKLPENLQKVLDNAKHGVVYMNFGSNVRSSELPEDKKKAILNVFRRLKQTVLWKWEEDILENKPENLVVQKWMPQKEILYDTKQLFAAVHLVQTTATRHWTVPGLSH
- the LOC110374776 gene encoding UDP-glycosyltransferase UGT5 isoform X1, whose product is MDALKYVLLLLALAKYSESANILYVVPFTAKSHFIMLRPIGLELARRGHNVTVITGNKEPNPPPNYHQIMVDKKEIWELIGGRGRPNVFSMVNVPAEKFHEGILWKGGIAFTELVLNSTEIKAFLAKDNKFDLVISEQFFQEALNLFAYKYNAPLVLVTTYGNCMRHNIITRNPLQLATVLQEFLDVRDPTSFWGRMRNLYFSMYEYIYWRYFYMEEQEQLVKKYLNDLPQPVPNLYDVERNASLILVNSHFSFDPPTAYLPNVVEIGGSHLSKSDAKLPENLQKVLDNAKHGVVYMNFGSNVRSSELPEDKKKAILNVFRRLKQTVLWKWEEDILENKPENLVVQKWMPQKEILSHPNIRLFVSHGGLIGTQEATFHGVPIVGVPIYADQYNNLLQVQNIGYGKILEYHEIDEETLYNRVNEVLTNDSYRKKAKEVSKRFRDRPLNALDTAMFWIEYVIRNNGADYIKNPALELSWVASNMLDVYAFILILVLGVVFATVKILSIVLSLFKSKDSKKQKKKRS